Sequence from the Segatella copri genome:
AGTTTCACTTCTGAATGGTTTTGCATCTGTGGCTGTTCGAAGGCTGAAAAGAGCGGATTCGGATTCTTGCCCTTGGCTGATTTCATACCCTTGATGCCCTTTAACCGGTTGCCTGCCGGCAGACGGAGACGAAGGTTGCCACCGAGGGTAGAACGGATCTTGAGCGACATGATTCTGCCATTCTTCCATGCCAGTTCCTCGATGAGGAAACCACCTCTCGTGCGGAGCCCCTGTATCTTTCCTTCAGCCTTCCAGGCATCAGGAAGAGCCGGCAGGATATTGACACATCCGTCATGGCTCTGCATCAGCATCTCGGCGATACCGGCAGTACAGCCGAAGTTGCCGTCTATCTGGAATGGTGGATGTGCATCGAAGAGATTGCGATAGGTTCCACCCTTTTTCTTGTTCAATCCGTAGGCAAGGAAATGATCATCGGTCAGGGTCAACTGGTTATGAATCAACTTATAAGCGTGATTACCATCCAGAAGACGAGCCCAGAGACAAACCTTCCATCCCATCGACCAGCCGGTACTAGGGTCGCCACGATGTATCAGCGAAGTACGGGCAGCATCGAAGAGTTCCGGGGTCTTCTCCGGTGTAATCTGATTACCTGGATAGAGCGCATAGAGATGACTCACATGGCGATGATTATCCTGAGGATCATCCCAGTCCTTGATCCATTCCTGCAACTGTCCCCACTTGCCAATCTGCATCGGTGCCATCTTTCCCAATACTTCCTTCAGGTGAGCAGCATATCCGGCATCTTCGCCCAAAATCTCGCTCGCTCTGATAACGGTAGAGAAGAGTTCGTGGAGCAGTTCATTATCCATCGTAGTGCCATAGCTCATGGCTATCTTTCCATCCTTGGAAGGATGTACATTCTCCGGACTCACAGCTGGCGAAATCACGAGCCATCCATGCTCAGGTTCCGGTATCAGCATCTCGTCGAGGAAGGTGGCTGCACCCTCCATAATCGGGTAAGCTTTACGTAGGAATTCCTTGTCGCCACTATAAAGATAATGTTGCCAGAGATGGGATGAAACCCAGGCGCCACCGGTCATCCACATGCCTGATGCTGCCTTGTCGATACCGCCTGTTACTCGCCAGATGTCGGTATTGTGATGCAAAACCCATCCGTTCTTGCCATACATGGTCTGAGCAGATTCCTTTCCGGTTTCACTTACCTCACGAATCAACCGGAAGAGCGGTTCATTGAGTTCGGAGAGGTTGGTCATCTCTGATGGCCAGTAGTTCATCTCCATGTTGATGTTGGTGGTATATTTGCCGTCCCATGACGGGAACATCTTATCGTTCCAGATGCCCTG
This genomic interval carries:
- a CDS encoding glycosyl hydrolase family 95 catalytic domain-containing protein, with the protein product MKILRTITLCCLACLSMQATAQSYKLWYDKPALVWTDALPLGNGRLGAMVYGIPATERLQLNEETIWAGQPNKNANPHAKAALPVVQNLIWQGEYRKAQDMCTEKIMSNTNFGMPYQPFGDVYISAPGMDGYSQYYRELSLDSARCLTRWTAHGVTYQREVITSFSDNVVMVRFSANKPHSITFNANFTSPHDDVIIRTDGEEATLEGVAAKHEGLKGKVRFMGRMAAQIKGGEAAKTCRDGVVSVKNADEAVLYISIATNFVNYKDITGNEVERSKQALHTAMAKDAREQMAQHVAKFQSMMHRNSLWLGADKYQNLPTDERLIRFAKQDDNYLVSTYYAFGRYLLICSSQPDTQPANLQGIWNDKMFPSWDGKYTTNINMEMNYWPSEMTNLSELNEPLFRLIREVSETGKESAQTMYGKNGWVLHHNTDIWRVTGGIDKAASGMWMTGGAWVSSHLWQHYLYSGDKEFLRKAYPIMEGAATFLDEMLIPEPEHGWLVISPAVSPENVHPSKDGKIAMSYGTTMDNELLHELFSTVIRASEILGEDAGYAAHLKEVLGKMAPMQIGKWGQLQEWIKDWDDPQDNHRHVSHLYALYPGNQITPEKTPELFDAARTSLIHRGDPSTGWSMGWKVCLWARLLDGNHAYKLIHNQLTLTDDHFLAYGLNKKKGGTYRNLFDAHPPFQIDGNFGCTAGIAEMLMQSHDGCVNILPALPDAWKAEGKIQGLRTRGGFLIEELAWKNGRIMSLKIRSTLGGNLRLRLPAGNRLKGIKGMKSAKGKNPNPLFSAFEQPQMQNHSEVKLNKVVLPKANTYDITTRKGETIRLI